Proteins co-encoded in one Dreissena polymorpha isolate Duluth1 chromosome 12, UMN_Dpol_1.0, whole genome shotgun sequence genomic window:
- the LOC127853383 gene encoding RING finger protein 150-like, with the protein MGKNATTQSNEASSSNVVVSMSINIAQRRGMFEAQQINQPAWQHRDEMSVTGQQNRRSLSDAFIQARRIVEKAMQANPLMMHVGTVARGKQIRTRSSANVDNCSICIESMDTCNESNSIKCLPCFHKFHTGCIDTWLNVQENRSCPVCRLRIEN; encoded by the exons ATGGGAAAAAATGCGACGACCCAGAGCAATGAGGCTTCTTCATCAAACGTAGTGGTTTCCATGTCAATAAATATCGCACAGAGACGTGGGATGTTCGAGGCGCAGCAAAtaa ATCAACCGGCATGGCAGCATAGAGATGAAATGTCAGTGACCGGTCAACAGAACAGGCGATCCTTGTC GGACGCGTTTATTCAAGCGAGAAGGATTGTTGAAAAGGCTATGCAAGCAAACCCTCTGATG ATGCATGTAGGAACTGTCGCCAGAGGTAAGCAGATCCGGACTCGATCTTCGGCAAACGTTGACAATTGCAGCATCTGTATTGAGAGTATGGATACATGCAATGAATCAAATTCTATTAAATGTCTACCGTGTTTTCATAAGTTCCATACAGGATGCATCGACACATGGCTGAAC GTTCAGGAAAACCGAAGTTGTCCAGTATGCCGTCTACGTATAGAGAACTAG